The following DNA comes from Synechococcus sp. CC9616.
ATTGCAGGTGGTTGATGTTGAGCAGCTTCAAACCCATGGCGGCAGTTTGCGCATCTGGTTAGCCCATCAAGGGCAGGTGGATGTAGCCGATTCGGTTGCCGAAGTGATAGCGCTTGAAGACGCTGCTGGCCTTGAAACCTGTGAAGCCTACGCTGGCTTTCAGAAGCGTGCAGAAGCAGCAAAATTTGACTTATTAGATTTTTTATTGGCCGCTAAGAAAGATGGCGCGCGTGTTATAGGTTATGGTGCTGCGGCCAAGGGAAATACATTGCTAAATTATGTAGGTGTTTGTTCTGATTTGCTGCCTATGGTGGCTGACCGGGCGCTCAGTAAGCAAGGAAAATATTTGCCTGGGAGCCATATCCCTGTGATCACCCCTCAAATGTTGAATGATTGTCAGCCAGACTTAGTTCTAGTGCTTCCTTGGAATCTTATAACTGAGCTTAGCGAAGAAATGCCCGACTACAAATTGCTAACGGCAATACCTTGCCTCAAGGTGATTGAGTAATTGTGATGCTGATATGACACGTCACGTGCGTAAGATTCCATACACCAAGCCTTCGATTACGGAGCTTGAGGTTGAGTATGCGACTGATGCGGCTAGAAATGGTTGGGGAGATCATTGTTATGATTATATATATCGCTTTGAAAATGCTTTTAAGCAGTATTTAGGCGTCAAGTATGCCATAGCTACCAGTAGCTGTACTGGTGCGCTGCATATGGGCATGCATGCCTTGGGTATTGGTCCAGGTGATGAAGTCATCATGGCCGACACAAATTGGATAGCCACAGCTTCGCCAATTGTGCATTTGGGCGCAACACCTGTATTTGTGGATATTTTGCCTGATAGCTGGTGTGTGGATCCAGAGCAAGTTGAAGCTGCAATCACCTCTAAAACAAAGGCAATTGTTGCTGTTCATCTCTATGGAAACCTTTGCGAGATGGACAAGTTGCTTGCCATCGGAGAGCACCATGGTATTCCCGTGATTGAAGATGCGGCAGAAGCTATTGGTTCAATTTATTATGGTAAGGGTGCTGGAAGCATGGGTCGATTTGGCGCCTTCTCCTTCCATGGAACAAAAACAATTACAACTGGCGAGGGTGGCATGTTTGTAACTAATGATCCCGACCTCTATGAGTATGTACTAACGCTCTCCAATCATGGTCGGATGCGTGGGCAGCTCAAACAATTTTGGCCTGACATGGTTGGGTTTAAGTATAAAATGAGCAATATTCAAGCTGCAATTGGATGTGCTCAAATAGAGCGAATTCAGTTGCTCACTGACTTGAAAAGGGCTATCTTTTTAAATTACTATAAATATTTGAGTGGGCTTCCAATTCGCATGAATCCTGAGCCTAAGGGCTGTACCAACAGTTATTGGATGCCTACGTTTGTTGTTAATGATGGGATTTCGTTAAAGCGTGATGAGTTGATTGAAGCACTAAAAAGTAAAGGAGTTGATGCTAGAGTATTCTTTTGGCCTTTGAGCTCAACATCAGTAGGTGGGCGAAAAGCTTTTGAAAAGAACTATCTCTCTGAATCGATTCATTTACGTGCTCTGAATCTCCCTTCACACCATGAACTTTGTCGTAAGGATTCAAGCTTTGTTTCTTCTATTGTTAGATCGTGGATCGAACGACATAATTAGTCAAAGACCTTATTTATAGTGCTCATGTCTCCATCGATAGTTGTGTTTGCAGACGCTGAAGTTGGGTTTTGCTGTACACAGTGGTTGATCGACAATTACAAGTCAGATTTGACTATGGTAGTCACTACTTCTCAAAATCAGATTTTTGACCTAGCGAAGAATAATGGTGTTTCTTCGCATGTATTCCAGGATGATATTTCATATTTGCGGTCTTTCAATGTAGAAGAAACTTTGTGCGATATTGGTTTGTTGCTGTGGTGGCCAAGTATTATAAGCCCTTCTATTATAAACTCTGCTAGGCATGGGTTCGTCAATACTCATCCAAGTTTCCTTCCGTTTAATCGAGGAAAAAATTATAATTTTTGGGCGCTTGTAGAAGAATGCACCTTTGGAGTAAGTATTCATACGGTTGAAGAAGGCATTGATTGTGGAGACATTATTTCACAAAAAAAAATTAATTATACTTGGGAGGATACGGGTGAAACTCTTTATTTCAAGGCAATCGCAGGGATGAAAGAATTGGTTTTTGATACTTATCCGCTCCTTCGACAGTTAAGGTTTCCTAGGAAGAAGCAAGATTTATCAAAAGGCTCTTTTCATTTTTCATCTGAACTTGAACCCGCATCCATCATCGCTTTGGATCAGCCCACAACTCCTAGACAGTTGTTTAATGTTTTGAGAGCGAGAACCTTTCAGGGATACCCGGCATGCAGATTTTTAGACAATGGCGTAGAATACGAGGTTAGAATTGACATCACTGAAAGAGAATGAAATATTCTGAATTTAAGAAAAACTGTATAGACCAAATCCATGCACAGGGAGTGGACAAAGATCTTTCTGCTGTTACAAGTAAATGGTTTTCATTGGCTAATGGTTATGGATATTCATATCATTTTGAATGCCTTGGGAGACCTTTA
Coding sequences within:
- a CDS encoding DegT/DnrJ/EryC1/StrS aminotransferase family protein, translating into MTRHVRKIPYTKPSITELEVEYATDAARNGWGDHCYDYIYRFENAFKQYLGVKYAIATSSCTGALHMGMHALGIGPGDEVIMADTNWIATASPIVHLGATPVFVDILPDSWCVDPEQVEAAITSKTKAIVAVHLYGNLCEMDKLLAIGEHHGIPVIEDAAEAIGSIYYGKGAGSMGRFGAFSFHGTKTITTGEGGMFVTNDPDLYEYVLTLSNHGRMRGQLKQFWPDMVGFKYKMSNIQAAIGCAQIERIQLLTDLKRAIFLNYYKYLSGLPIRMNPEPKGCTNSYWMPTFVVNDGISLKRDELIEALKSKGVDARVFFWPLSSTSVGGRKAFEKNYLSESIHLRALNLPSHHELCRKDSSFVSSIVRSWIERHN
- a CDS encoding formyltransferase family protein: MSPSIVVFADAEVGFCCTQWLIDNYKSDLTMVVTTSQNQIFDLAKNNGVSSHVFQDDISYLRSFNVEETLCDIGLLLWWPSIISPSIINSARHGFVNTHPSFLPFNRGKNYNFWALVEECTFGVSIHTVEEGIDCGDIISQKKINYTWEDTGETLYFKAIAGMKELVFDTYPLLRQLRFPRKKQDLSKGSFHFSSELEPASIIALDQPTTPRQLFNVLRARTFQGYPACRFLDNGVEYEVRIDITERE